The Caretta caretta isolate rCarCar2 chromosome 10, rCarCar1.hap1, whole genome shotgun sequence genome has a window encoding:
- the LOC142073388 gene encoding uncharacterized protein LOC142073388, producing MKDRGHNRDPKQCRVKLKELRQAYQKTREANSRSGSEPQTCRFYDELHAILGGSATTTPAVLFDSFNGDGGNTEVGFGDEEDDDEEEAVDSSQQASGETGFPDSQELFLTLDLEPVPPEPTQGCLLDPAGGEGTSAACVSMITGSSPSQRLVKLRKKKKRTRDEMFSELMLSSHTDRAQTNAWRQIMSECRKAQNDREERWRAEESKWRAEESKWRAEDRAEAQMWRQRDERRQDSMLRLLQDQTSMLQCMVELQQRQLEHRLPLLPLCNQPPSSPSSIASTPRRPRTRWGGLRPTSHSTTEDCPKKRRLSFNKF from the exons atgaaggacagaggccataacagggacccgaagcagtgccgcgtgaaactgaaggagctgaggcaagcctaccagaaaaccagagaggcgaacagccgctctgggtcagagccccaaacatgccgcttctatgatgagctgcatgccattttagggggttcagccaccactaccccagccgtgttgtttgactccttcaatggagatggaggcaatacggaagtaggttttggggacgaagaagatgatgatgaggaggaggctgtagatagctcacagcaagcaagtggagaaaccggttttcccgacagccaggaactgtttctcaccctggacctggagccagtaccccccgaacccacccaaggctgcctcctggacccagcaggcggagaagggacctctg ctgcatgtgtttcaatgatcacaggatcttctccttcccagaggctagtgaagcttagaaagaaaaaaaaacgcactcgcgatgaaatgttctccgagctcatgctgtcctcccacactgacagagcacagacgaatgcgtggaggcaaataatgtcagagtgcaggaaagcacaaaatgaccgggaggagaggtggagggctgaagagagtaagtggcgggctgaagagagtaagtggcgggctgaagacagggctgaagctcaaatgtggcggcagcgtgatgagaggaggcaggattcaatgctgaggctgctgcaggaccaaaccagtatgctccagtgtatggttgagctgcagcaaaggcagctggagcacagactgccactgctgcccctctgtaaccaaccgccctcctccccaagttccatagcctccacacccagacgcccaagaacgcggtgggggggcctccggccaaccagccactccaccacagaggattgcccaaaaaaaagaaggctgtcattcaataaattttaa